Proteins encoded by one window of Musa acuminata AAA Group cultivar baxijiao chromosome BXJ2-9, Cavendish_Baxijiao_AAA, whole genome shotgun sequence:
- the LOC135622122 gene encoding uncharacterized protein LOC135622122: MALYGTSDALMCRTFPTTLRGPARAWYGGLRARTIASFDQLTKDFELSFLAYAPPKPSAALLLGLNQGEDEPLSLFVNRFMTQIRGLSDAHPSLLMQAFMTGLRPSRFFWSLVERPPAAIPEMIQRVGQFIAAETWMAGKREERKKVKMEPPRQQQPTTSRRKLDRSDPRPPSPALNSSGTEIFLLEKGKGLLKEPHPMRSPRELADRSKYC, from the coding sequence atggcgctatacgggacttcCGATGCTTTAATGTGCAGGACGTTCCCAACAACCCTGCGGGGTCCGGCCCGTGCATGGTATGGCGGCCTGAGGGCCaggaccatcgcctccttcgaccaactcACCAAAGACTTCGAGCTTAGCTTCCTGGCTTACGCTCCACCAAAACCGTCCGCAgcattgctcctcggactcaatcaAGGGGAGGACGAGCCTCTCTCCCTTTTTGTGAACCGCTTTATGACACAAATCCGCGGACTAtcagatgctcacccctctctactGATGCAGGCGTTCATGACAGGCCTACGGCCCTCCCggttcttctggtctctcgtggagcgaccccctgcTGCGATCCCCGAAATGATTCAACGTGTTGGCCAGTTTATCGCCGCGGAGACATGGATGGCTGGAAAGCGGGAAGAGCGCAAAAAAGTCAAAATGGAGCCACCCCGACAACAGCAGCCCACCACCTCCCGACGCAAGCTGGATAGGTCAGACCCAAGACCTCCTTCCCCCGCCTTGAATTCCTCAGGCACGGAAATATTTCTCCTCGAGAAGGGGAAGGGACTACTCAAGGAGCcccacccgatgaggagcccgcgaGAACTCGCGGACCGCTCAAAATACTGCTGA